In one Robbsia betulipollinis genomic region, the following are encoded:
- a CDS encoding acyltransferase family protein, with protein sequence MTIKTPSRRLHQLDALRGIASCMVVFSHFALIGPLIWINRTPLRLLATGHEAVLLFFVLSGFVLTLQQTGSRRVGYPEYLLKRFCRIYLPYICVLVLAIVCLFLTYHGLVPWAGGWLNSAWIGKDLSIGYFVDHIIFVGSYDTEHIIPVIWSLIYEMRVSIVFPLIVFFIIKMRLMYVAVSAIFLSLGTFCYIALTGGDSLALSFQASYLMTLHYLGVFVVGALLALKRAQWMPWLREGRRPYAVLCVSLALYFLSRGFLVFGDSPMIRWVIELTVTAGAAGIIAVSLTSKRIAHFLARRIVLFLGDISYSLYLVHTIVLLTFAHLLSDARQAWMALGLAALTVIPLAFVTYFIFEKPSLLLGRYLTSPKNSKDHSPSK encoded by the coding sequence ATGACGATAAAAACGCCTTCAAGAAGGCTACACCAGCTTGATGCTCTCCGTGGTATTGCTTCATGCATGGTGGTTTTCAGTCATTTCGCATTGATTGGTCCCCTGATTTGGATCAATCGAACACCATTGCGCCTGCTTGCCACCGGACACGAAGCTGTGTTGTTGTTTTTCGTTCTTAGTGGGTTTGTTCTTACTTTACAGCAAACTGGAAGCCGACGTGTTGGATACCCGGAATATTTATTGAAGCGGTTTTGCCGAATATATCTCCCCTATATTTGTGTTCTGGTTCTCGCAATTGTTTGTCTTTTTTTGACCTATCACGGCTTGGTGCCATGGGCAGGAGGTTGGCTGAACAGCGCTTGGATAGGGAAGGATTTGAGCATTGGCTATTTCGTAGACCATATCATTTTTGTCGGAAGCTACGATACAGAGCATATCATTCCTGTTATTTGGTCGCTAATTTATGAAATGCGAGTGTCAATTGTTTTTCCGCTGATCGTTTTTTTTATAATAAAGATGCGTTTGATGTATGTTGCCGTAAGTGCCATTTTTCTGTCTTTGGGCACTTTTTGCTACATTGCTTTAACAGGCGGGGATTCATTGGCTTTAAGTTTCCAAGCTAGTTATTTAATGACGCTGCACTATCTGGGTGTATTCGTGGTTGGCGCGCTTCTTGCGCTGAAGAGGGCGCAGTGGATGCCATGGCTACGTGAAGGCCGACGGCCCTATGCCGTACTGTGTGTTTCACTCGCCTTGTATTTCCTGTCCCGCGGTTTTCTCGTTTTCGGAGATAGCCCGATGATACGATGGGTTATCGAATTAACGGTCACGGCTGGAGCTGCCGGTATTATCGCAGTATCGCTCACATCAAAACGTATTGCGCATTTTTTGGCTCGCAGGATTGTTTTGTTTTTGGGTGATATTTCATACAGCCTTTATCTTGTTCATACAATCGTACTGCTGACGTTTGCTCATTTACTCTCGGATGCGAGACAGGCTTGGATGGCATTGGGTTTGGCTGCTTTGACGGTCATTCCCTTGGCATTCGTAACGTATTTTATTTTCGAAAAACCGTCTCTGTTGCTTGGTCGTTATTTGACTTCGCCGAAGAATTCAAAAGATCATTCACCGAGCAAATAA
- the tnpB gene encoding IS66 family insertion sequence element accessory protein TnpB codes for MGGGAAFAAVSSWCDRLTRHTLIGLPTGTQVWLIAGATDMRRGLNGLAAIVQSTLASNPLRRPRVRLPRAARRSH; via the coding sequence ATGGGGGGGGGCGCTGCGTTTGCTGCTGTCTCATCTTGGTGCGATCGCCTCACGAGGCACACGTTGATCGGTCTGCCCACAGGCACGCAGGTCTGGTTGATCGCCGGGGCCACCGACATGCGGCGCGGCCTCAACGGCCTGGCCGCCATCGTGCAGAGCACGCTCGCCTCGAACCCCCTTCGGCGGCCACGTGTTCGCCTTCCGAGGGCGGCGCGGCGATCTCATTAA
- a CDS encoding transposase: MEAKRTYSVEFKEQAISKVLQRGSRTLEAVADELNVNVWTSRNWMKSVVPANRSVRPEQGKCPDD, encoded by the coding sequence ATGGAAGCGAAACGGACGTATTCTGTCGAATTCAAGGAACAGGCAATTTCGAAGGTTTTGCAGCGTGGCAGCCGAACGCTGGAGGCTGTCGCCGACGAACTGAACGTGAACGTTTGGACATCGAGGAACTGGATGAAAAGTGTCGTCCCCGCAAACCGGAGCGTGCGTCCTGAACAGGGAAAGTGTCCCGATGACTGA
- a CDS encoding helix-turn-helix domain-containing protein, protein MLGLLGLLGLLGEACLAGARQARACAVLGLSARTVQRWPRGEPDAVDRRAWRQHEPRHKLCAEERAELLAVANSPEFAHLPPSQIVARLANQQRYIASESMFYRILKAEQQLAHRRSERRHRPAASPARCMPMRGTNCIPGTSPICPRQSGTVFLSVPVSRHIQPQNRRLAGLRRGKQRAGQRSAA, encoded by the coding sequence TTGCTCGGCTTGCTCGGCTTGCTCGGCTTGCTCGGCGAGGCGTGCCTGGCCGGGGCGCGTCAGGCACGCGCCTGCGCCGTCCTGGGGCTCAGCGCGCGCACCGTTCAACGCTGGCCGCGCGGCGAACCTGACGCGGTGGATCGGCGTGCCTGGCGTCAGCACGAACCCCGTCACAAGCTGTGCGCCGAGGAACGAGCCGAGTTGCTGGCCGTGGCGAACTCGCCTGAATTCGCTCATCTGCCGCCCAGCCAGATCGTGGCGCGATTGGCCAACCAGCAACGCTATATTGCCTCGGAATCGATGTTTTACCGGATTCTGAAGGCGGAGCAACAACTCGCCCACCGGCGTAGCGAGCGCCGGCACAGACCCGCAGCAAGCCCCGCGCGGTGCATGCCGATGCGCGGAACCAATTGTATTCCTGGGACATCACCTATCTGCCCACGACAATCCGGGACAGTATTTTTATCTGTACCTGTTTCTCGACATATTCAGCCGCAAAATCGTCGCCTGGCAGGTCTACGCCGAGGAAAGCAGCGTGCTGGCCAGCGAAGTGCTGCGTGA
- a CDS encoding IS256 family transposase, whose translation MARKPKTPPREPPAIPQELVDQFVKGPMTAEAVQDAAMAFKKALIERALGAEMGHHLGYAIGTERPPETTNQRNGRSAKTVLTDDGPLALQIPRDRNASFEPILIPKHERRFTGFDDKIIAMYARGMTVRDIQAFLLEQYGTEVSPEFVSSVTDAVMDEVLAWQSRPLEPMYPVVFFDALRVKIRSDGLVRNKAVYLALAILPDGTRDILGLWIENTEGAKFWMKVFNDLKTRGVQVMLIAVTDGLQGMEQALGAVFPQTTLQTCIVHLIRSSLDYANWKDRKALAAALKPVYTAASAEMAQAELDAFDSGEWGRRYPTVAASWRRAWERVIPFFTFPPAVRKVIYTTNAIESVNASLRKIIKTRGHFPSDDAATKLLWLVLRNITADWSRAAHDWKSAMNQFAILYEERFTRPYF comes from the coding sequence ATGGCACGCAAACCGAAGACACCGCCGCGGGAACCGCCCGCGATTCCCCAGGAACTGGTCGACCAGTTCGTAAAAGGACCGATGACGGCCGAAGCCGTCCAGGACGCTGCGATGGCGTTCAAGAAGGCCCTGATCGAGCGGGCCTTGGGCGCTGAGATGGGCCACCACCTCGGTTACGCCATCGGCACCGAACGGCCGCCCGAGACCACGAACCAGCGCAACGGCCGCAGCGCCAAGACCGTTCTCACGGACGATGGCCCGTTGGCGTTGCAGATCCCGCGAGACCGCAACGCCAGCTTCGAGCCGATCCTGATCCCGAAGCACGAACGGCGCTTCACGGGCTTCGACGACAAGATCATCGCGATGTACGCGCGGGGCATGACTGTGCGCGATATCCAGGCGTTCCTGCTGGAGCAGTACGGCACCGAGGTCTCCCCAGAGTTCGTCAGCTCGGTCACCGATGCCGTGATGGACGAAGTGCTCGCCTGGCAATCCCGGCCGCTCGAACCCATGTACCCCGTGGTCTTCTTCGATGCACTGCGTGTCAAGATCCGCTCCGACGGCTTGGTACGCAACAAGGCGGTCTACCTCGCGCTGGCAATTCTGCCTGACGGCACGCGCGATATCCTGGGCTTGTGGATCGAGAACACCGAGGGCGCCAAGTTCTGGATGAAGGTCTTCAACGACCTGAAGACACGTGGCGTGCAGGTCATGCTCATCGCTGTCACGGACGGCCTGCAAGGCATGGAACAGGCGCTGGGCGCGGTGTTCCCGCAGACGACGCTACAGACCTGCATCGTACATTTGATCCGCAGCAGCCTGGATTACGCCAACTGGAAGGACCGCAAGGCGCTCGCCGCCGCGCTCAAGCCGGTATACACAGCAGCGAGTGCCGAGATGGCGCAAGCCGAGCTGGATGCCTTCGATAGCGGCGAGTGGGGGCGCCGCTACCCGACGGTAGCTGCGTCCTGGCGACGGGCCTGGGAACGCGTGATTCCCTTCTTCACGTTCCCGCCGGCCGTACGCAAAGTGATTTACACCACCAACGCCATCGAAAGCGTGAACGCCAGCCTGCGAAAGATCATCAAAACGCGCGGCCACTTCCCAAGTGACGACGCGGCGACCAAGCTGCTATGGCTGGTCCTGCGCAACATCACCGCCGACTGGAGCCGCGCCGCGCACGACTGGAAAAGCGCCATGAATCAATTTGCGATTCTGTACGAGGAGCGCTTCACCAGACCCTATTTCTAA